The Malaclemys terrapin pileata isolate rMalTer1 chromosome 5, rMalTer1.hap1, whole genome shotgun sequence genomic interval TTGAAAGTTGGGATCAAATGGACTGAGTCAACGGGCCTTTATAACTTggaatggaaataaaaataattgattcATAATTCATTTTGTTCTTAGATGAATTCCTCTCCTGCTCTTTGCCAGACCTCATACTCAGGAGAGAAAGATTATGCTGGAGGCATGTATTTTTTGGAGCACTTAAACCCATAAAGACCTTTTCATCTGACCAAAGACAGAAATAACTAGTAAAGTTTCATCTATACTGGTGAAGAAATACATTTTATTGAAATACTGAACAATTCTTATTTACTTGTTCCTCTTTTCAACATTACAGTATTTACATCATGAAGATGCAGCAAAAGCAATTATTGTCATAGAAAACAGGCAGTGAAATTTAGTAATATAATTTGATGTTCCCTGCTGAAAAAGGCTGCAGAGGCATTTGTCCATTTTATCATGAGTGATACAGAATAATAATGCAGCTATGGAAGGCCCGTGTTCTAGCTTTACAAATGTTTAATTAAAAGAGAGTTTCTCTTATTTCTTATTCTCAAGGAGGGAGTTGTGCTCCTTCTAAAAGGCCATCACAAAGGATGACAATTGTGGATTCTCTGCCTTGTGTGTTTTGTAGGTAACAATCTGTAGCCACCTTCTCAAAAAAGATTTGGAGTATTTTCATCCTATTATGTTCCTGCAATGGAGGATGGAAAGGCTACTTAAAGCATGTGGCTGTTATACTGTACGCTGCCAAGGTTTTAGTTATGTCAGTACTGTATGTGTATGGGAGGTTGTCCAGCCAGGCTACTAAACTTCCTAGCTTCTGTTCTAGCTGAAAGACATATGATACTGGCAAAGTGTAGGAGGAAAGGAATGGATTGCACAGATTCAAATCGCAGTATTAGGAAGGCTCTCCGTTCCACACTGTACCTTTTATTGAAGAACTATGTAGCCTTGAAGAAGAGGGGTCCTTTTAAACAATACATTTCTTATGAGTTTAATAACCAAGAGGTTAGATAAAATATTAAGCTCTGTTTAGAATATCTAGTATAACTTATTTGTGCAATTTGTTTTTTACATATGGTTGATTGTGATACAATTTTCTGTTTAAATCTAACAGGCTGGCACTCAGAAGTATAGTTTAGGGTACTTTCACATACAGGTATTAGATAGTTTTCTAGAACAACAGTTCCTAACAAGTTTTCCAGATTTTGGCTGCAAAAGTCAATGCTGCCTGCCTCCTATTTACAGTCTTTGTATACCCTTCTGTTTGGAGAATCCTAAGTGCCATTGGAATTTGAAAGCATACAGCTGAAAGAGAGATGATCAATGGTGGCACATTTGGGCCCAAACCAGTGACTAAAGTCAGGAGCCTAAAGTATCAGTGACAAAAGACTGAAGTACCAATACCAGTGTGATTACTCATGGTCAAGAACACTGTTCTAAAAGAATAGAAAAAAAGACATCCTGTGTTCCAAGGCAAAGTCCTTTATGGTCACAAACTAGCTCCACTGATACAGACATATTATGTTGGTGAGCATCAGTACAAAATCCTAAAATAAACTGGCCTGAAACTGAAAAGGAGAATTCTCCTGAATCCAgagttttgaaatgaaatggtAGTTACTGAGCAAAACCCTGACATACAGCATAAGTAACATTCCAAAATGCAATAATAATCCCCCATCTCCAGTACTCTGTGGAATGGTTCACTTGCATCTGATTCAGGAAGCTGTTTATATCCTAGTTGCTGCTCTTTCTGTGTGTTTTTAGGTGTAGTGTGCTATGTAAGGAGGTCTCTCTGAGATtctgaagcttcatttaaaatgtatttttaaaacttctAAGTAACTTTGGACCTTGAAAGACTATTTTGGCCTTCTgatattatttaattaaaataacataTTGTTTTGAACATAGATACCTATCTACAGTAGTCAGTGCCAGGACTCACGATATTTTAAATCCATCCAGTGCAGTCAGTCTATGTGAACCTGGAAAcggtattctttaaaaaaatctttcagggATAATGGTTAAAAAGTTGTCAGTTTCTGCTGCACTGCAGCTTCCCTACACAATTGGAACTTGCAAAATAAGTCAAGATTCCTCTCCCGCTATAATGTTAGGATTACAAGCAGAGGAGCAGATTGTAATTTACAAAGcagaaaattagatttttaaaatcccttgtTTCTAAGGTCTCTGGGTCCAATTCAGCAAACCATATGCTTAACTTTTAGTATGTATATAAGTCctaatcagcaaagcacttgagcatggcttaaagttaaacacatacttaaatcccactgaagcaaACTCATATTCAGCAACAACTCTTCCAGGTGAACTAGATGATCAATTTCTTACCCCAATAGGGAAccgtattctctctctctctctctctctctcacacacacacacacacacacacacacacacacacacacacacacacgaacaaAATGAATTTAAAGTAAATTTCTTATTAAAGGTTCCATTGCATCATGAACATCCAAAttattcccttttttcttttgctcagCAAAACCTCAGTTAACACTGCACAGTTTGTCTTGCATCTCATCACTCAGGGATGTTCCTAGAACCTTTACTTTCAACCTTTACTGGACTGAGAGAATCAGAAAGAAAACATGATTTAGGAGAGTGGGGTAGAAATGTTTCCCAAACAGATGCATTTATGAATCTTCCATTCATTTACCTCAGACAGTGCGTAATGGATGTGTTCTGCTCCACGTCAACAGAAAGGTCAAGAAAATCCTCATCTTTGCTACTAACCTGTAGCAAAAAATACATATGTAAAAGATAAACACACGTCTAAATGCACCTGAAACCCATATACAAATTTTGCACTTGAAACAATTACTACAAATACAAATTGTACAAAATAACTACTTTTAATATTTTCTAGACAGATTTCTGGCTTTGTATAAATAGGTTCCCGTGTCAGTCAGCAAGTACATTAATCAACCTTTCACACCATTTCAATTCTGTTTCTGGCACTTATCCCAACTCACTGACCATGACCAAGTGACCATCTATCTCTAGTCCTTAAAATGGCCTGGCTTTTCACCACCATATTTTTGGAGCAGCCAAATTTTAATTCATTTGTGGTTTTCAGATGCTTGTGATAGAAGCAGGAGAGTGAAAAATAACTGATGTAAATATAAAGAATAAGGGGATGTCTACACGACaaacctaaggccttggctacacttgcaagttacagcgctgtaaagcctcccccagtgctgtaactcactccccgtccacactggcagggcacttacagcgctgtatctccctgggtacaccgctgcaggtactccacatctccaagaggaataacagctgcagcggagtggctatgactcacgggtgtgagtgtaaacgcttgcagcgctgtactaatcaccttgtcaagtggccaatcctctccattgttgtgaccggctgcaggaatgcagaagtgccggtttcaaagctcgtaccacagagaaaagcaaacagtttgcagcttgctttgagtgagtaaatgaatgagcagggggctgggagttcagaacttgcaaaatagagagctgacgttctccaaaaagcactctctctccctccacacttcctgatccaccccacccccacccccacccccacccccgttttgaaaagcacattgcagtcacatgaatgctgggatagctgcccataatgcatcgctcccaacacagctgcaaatgttgcaagtgtggccacaccactgcgctggcagctgtcagtgtggacagactgcagcgcttttccctactcagctgtacgaagacaggtttatctcacagcgctgtacagctgcaagtgtagccaaggcctaagtcgaCCTATAttagtaattactgtggtggtgcatgtctacactaccctcctTGGGTCAGTGGTATGCATGCTCACCAGGCGCGCTTTCACCAATCTAAGAGGGGCAGTGTCGGGAGCTGAGAGACCACCCCCACAGGCTCCCACTGGgatcccatcctgccccccgtTCCCTGCACAGAGCATGGGGGAAGCTGCCCAGGACTTctcgccccgcccctcccccccaccctcattctccactgggagctgagggaagcCACCTGGGGTTTTCctgccgtgaaattgacaagccCATGTAAGGGACACAGTGTCTACGCAGACATTGTGTTGCTCTAACTACATTGACATAAGCcttatgcctcttgtggaggtggagttatgatatcagtgtagtagggcacttacattggtgaGAGCaaggttgcagtgtagacactgacataattaggtcgacataagtGCCTTACTTCAACctaattgtgtagtgtagaccagcccgatGCACCTTTCCCCTTGAGATGCACCTATAATTTATACACATTGTTCTATGgtgaattttaaaacaatatgAAAATAGTTTTTCCCGTTTTAAATTTTTTAAGTGCACATTGTACCAGAGTTTACTTGCGTCTTTTACATATAATATACTGCATTATATGCACACAGCTAAAGATCTACATAATTATATTCACCCCTGTGGACAGGACTGCAATGAAAGTGCAGTGGTTGGTATAAATCAAGAATGGGCATGCATGGAGAAATATCATATTCGCCAAAATGGATACCATTTGGTTTTGTGTTCTTTCATCTTCACGGACAATCAGGGAGGTAAACATAGCACTTTTGTACCAAATTTTTAGTTTTGTACCAAATTTTTTATCTTTAGCCTTGAATCTAGATCTGGTTGGAAAAAATGCAATAGAATAGTTTTCCCTCAGAGAATGCAGTTCCGTAGAAAGTGAAATGCTTTGCAAAATCATGTCCATATCATCAAAATTTTATTTCAGAcaaaaaaggggagggagggagctctaATAATATTGAAATGTCCCAtttaatttcaatatttttaatgaaaaatttcaatttttcctttaaaacaactttgttttgaattttttaaatgttgcattATACCATACagtgaaattaaaattaaaatgaaattaatccTGTAATTGCTCTAACATTTTTGATCAAGCTCAAACAATTTTCCCCCTGTAATTTTCTTTCACACTTAATTTTACATGTTCAGTTTTCATTCCagccaaatgaaaacaaaaattgaaatctCACAATGCTctgcaaaatggaatttctgttctctGCCCTGCTCTACTCATGTCCCATATAGGCCACCTTAAAAGATTTCAGTCAATTACAGGATTCAAATTTGGGGAAATTGTTGGAGTGGGAGGCGTTTAGGGCCATAGTTTTAGTTTAGCCTATTTTAGAATTGCCAGCTGAGAAATCTGAATTGAGATCCCAGACTTCTCCAAAATTCAGGAATGTTCAGGCCTTAGGTTTTAATTGGGACCCATCACTAATTAACACAGAATATGTCTTAGAAGAGTCTTGAGAATGACAGACATGAATAAATCTTCCTAGGATCTAAGTTTATTgcaataagaaaaagaccccccccccccggactttGATTTATCCTAGATCAGCAACCACAGAGGTTCTTCTGTATGTAAACACATATCACATGTTTAAGATTGAAAATATGCTCTTTTCAATTGGTCTCCAATATTCATACTTTAGCCTCTTATTTCATTATAAGTACAAAAGGTTTAGGCTGGTGGCTGAGGGAAATCTTCAAAATCCAGAAATGCAGCCATGTCTTAGGCAGCTCTGAAAGAAACTGAGTTTGAAGCAAGATTGCCACATGAACTGATTTTGGCCAACTTCATGAAAATCaaatcctgtttatttaaaaaaaaaaaaagtagtgcaCACTGATTAAATACTCTCTCTAAACTGTTAATAACTCCATGTGTGTCTGCATCTCATTAGAATACCTTGAGATGGGGCTGAGAAGCAAAGTTCAAAtctagatctggatccaaacttctccaaagttGGAGAGGGTTGGAGCTTGTATTCTGCTGTGGAGCCATATCACAGAGTTGGATCTGAGCTCGGATTCAGATCCACAAAATTCAAGGGGTTCTGGAATCAATGttctggtttgggcccatctttaAAGTAACCACCAACCCAGCTGACATGGTGAATCCAGTTGATGCCAGCCCTGAACCCATAGGAAACTGTTTGGGGATGAATTTTGATATTCTCAAAGATGTGGGTAGCCATAAAATATGTCCAAATAAAACTAACAGCAACTCTTCAAACAAAAATCCCCTCTGTGACATAACTCCATGCAAAATGACAGGAAACCACAGGACTTTTCAACAATTGCCTGTAGTATAAACACGGAGCTAGAATTCAAAAGACAGAGGAACAaaatttcagagaacattttgtctctgctgctggaaCTAAGAACAAACTAAATTCTGTCTGGCttatcaaattttaaaaatgcacgTAGATACTCAGTCTTTTGGCTTGATTCTGttaccactgaagtcactgggaattttgccattggtttcaatgggtaCAGTTTCAAACCATCAGAGAGACTGGACGGAACCTGTTGATCTGGAAGTAGAGTGATGTATACTGTACTAAAATTAACTGGAAGAGTGGATTACATCTGCATTCATAAATAAGAATAAGAATGCCTGTATCTGAATAACTCTTTGTAGATTGTATACTTGTACCACATCTTTTAATCCATTCTATTGCTTTCCAAAAAGTATGAgaaacaataaattaaaaaaaaattacataataCAAACTAGAAAAGTGTATGAATATATTTTTCCTGTAGTCATAGGAAGCTATAAGATCAACCTTCCTATAACAACAACAGGAATCTTCAGAAGTTAATTTTTCCACCAAACCTTGAACTATCTGCAGGGCTGACAACAGGGATGAGGGTAAGGGGGACAATTGTACCAGGATCCCAAGCTCAGGGGGCCCTTCAAAACATCTGTAACATctgtgtaaataaaatgaaatgggagggggtgggacccCAGTGAACATGATGTTCCAGGGCCCCAAATTTCTCTCAATGGCCTGACCCACTGTAAGATTTTACAAATAAGGTATTTAGTAGTTCTGCTCAGCTAGCTAGGGCAAAATCCTGGCTTCGGTGGGAATTTCCCTGAGTAAACAAACACTGAATATAAATTTAGGATTTCATCTCAAaagtttaaagggacattgtcaattTAAAAACCAGCCTTTGGTATTTTTTAACCTACTATTGTTTGTTACAAGGGTTATTATAACTGAAATACATTAGACAAAACACTGCTTTTCAATTTTTCCCATTGTTTTTTCACTTTGGGCAAGATTCTGATATTGTTACTCTGCAAGTAGTCTTATTTAGATCAAGGAGACTTTTTGTGGAGTACAATGCTACTCTACATGAGCAGGGGCAACTGAATCTGGTCCTctatgcatttgacagcactttataTCAATTTCAACTGTTCTCCCAGAATGGCCAGTTTCCCTGTTGTTTGCaggggtctttcacacagcaacaagggagagaaaaacattttttaaataggaaagtgtgattgaaaaacaacaaaaattggcAGGGAACTCTCTCAGGTATACTAGGTGGAACTACTCGTactcatttttcaaaatgaatagtTTTCAAGTTgacattcttttaaaatactgaaaaagaACCTGATAATGTACAGTGTGTTGTTAGCAAATACTTTGAATGTTAATGACATTCTTAGGGATGAATTAGCACAATTTGATCTTAACTTTGCCACTTGTGAGTTATGTAGTTATCCCTAACTCATGGAATAATGAGGCAAATTCGTTGTCCACAGTTGCAGCAGCATCTATATATACTTAACTGTTGGCTTGAATGAAAAGGGTATATCAGATTAGTTAATGAGGTGTCTAACCATATATTATAACTGCAAAGTTTGGGACAGGTCAGTCAAGTTATgtttacaaaaatgtattttggaaAATAATATACTCACTTCAAGAAGTGAAGTTATACAGGAATATCCACATTTCTCAGGTGGCAGAATAGATTcacatatttaaattaaattaaattaattaaattaaattaaattaatggagatatcccatctcctagaactggaagggaccttgaaaggtcatcaagtccagccccctgccttcactagcagaaccaagtactgattttgccccagatccccaagtggccccctcaaggattgaactcacaaccctgggtttagcaggccaatgctcaaaccaccgataGTTTATACATATCTATTAGTGTGTAAAAATATCAACCACCCCAATGCTTACGGTTTCACAGTTCAAACATCTAGTTTCGTTAGTCAGTGTTCCCTGAAAAATCTCATGCACCCAGGTGAGTTCTTGTTTATTGTTTTCTTCAGCTTCATTCATGTTGCCATTTTTTAGTTTCCCATTTTGCTTTTCCTGCTTCTTCTCTTCCTGCAGGATGTCTGCAATGGTGTTTAGCAAGTAATTTAAAAATTCATGTGCATCTTGCTGCATGTAGTTGTCAAAGAGATCTGCATAGGAGAGAAGAAGAATTGTCTCTTTCTAAAGTTCCTTTGCTCCATGCAGGAAAGGATATATCTAAATTCAGGTTTTGCTCTCAAATACAATTACAAGCCCCAATTCAGGAACATACTTTAAAACCTGCCTAATTTAAGcttgtgagtaatcccactgactaTGTGCACTATGTTAAGAATGTGCTCAATTGGGGAAATAAAAAACATGGGTGAGGATCGAGGGTGGGAGAGTCTGACACAaaaagatgtgttttttttttcaaagagatATTGTTTTCCCACAGTAATTTGGTAAGTGCATTGCTCctgaaaacatttcctgaatttttgtttctGTCAATAAAGCTCAATAAATAATGGGCCAGATGGTGCGCACACATGCACAGTCACAAACCAGAAGGAAACTCATGGGAGGCATCTCTGTGGTGATGTTATATGAGATGCTCCCATTTCAAAATATCCTTTGAATTTTTCCATTAGCAGCTTGGTTTGCCCCTATCCCGCTCTCTGTCAAAGAAGCAGGAACTTCTGTTCCCCAAATACATGTATTTTTATCTCCTACAACCCCCTCCAGCCAAGATACATGTGAATCCCTTCCCAGGGGGTTCCATCAGAGGCACAGGGCTATCTGTATGTAGACCCTTTGCATTGTCTCTTGGGCCACACCCACTGATATGGCTCCCATGCAGAATGAAACTGTGTTACCAAGACTGCCTCCTCCTCTGATGCCCTTAGAGGGGAATCTCCCCAGATGGAGTGGGCACCATTGCTCCTGTGAAGTCACTATTTCTGGGAATGGGAGGAGCAGCAGATGTAGCTCACTGCATGCATGCACATACTGAGCCCCAGGATGTTTTGGGCTAATGGATCTGTACTATCCACAAACCTACTGGTCACACCTCATTCACTCTTCCAGCTGCCCAAAATATCCATCTCCATGGTACTGTATAGAAAGCCACTGCAGAGCACTCCTCTGCAATGTGCAGAGCCCTTCATCCAGACCCAACTGCCTGCTGCTGGCTTTCTACAGCCTGCCCCTCCATGCAGTGGAAATATCAATAGAGCCGCTGTGCACCTTTGGAAGATTTGTCCCTTAACTGCAAATCCTAGTATAGTTATTGCCaactacaacacacacacacacacacgtatatatgtatacactaaataattaatatttaggAAACAAAGCATTAAAAGCTTATTACAAATCTAACCTGATTGTTTGATTAATTTGACCACACTGTTCAATGTTTTTACTTGCCTAGGCATTACATGAGTCTCTGAAAGGAATCAGAGTTTGCACTCACCATTCTCCTTTCGTAACCTTGAAATGAACTTCTTTGGTGGAATCACTCCAACTTTTTTCTTCTGAGTAGCAATACTGTGGAAAAGGTCTGCCAGGCATGTCAAGaggttttccttctttttctgttgGGCCTTGTATGCCAACACATTCTCCCGAAATGGCCGGCAAAAATACAATGCCTGCAGCACAGAGTTACAGTAGCAGGTGTTCCCAAACTGCAAATGTAAAAGCAAAAATGCCCTGAATCACTGTGCAAGGTAATATAAACTAATCACTTCATCCAGCCTCTGCAATCTGCATCCCCAGTAAAATACCACATCAATTACCACACAGCTGTTGACTGAATATAGGTTCAGTGCCATTTACTGATTgtcacacagcaaaaaaaaaaaaaaagtataaatattaaaatttCTTAACTGACTAAAAATAAAAGCTCCAAATGTAGGGCATTATTTAAAAGGTGTTCACTGCAATGAGAGTATCTTTGATAAGAGTTCCTATAAACGAATATGCTCTGGAATGGCCCactcctgatcccactgaaatcaatggtagaaCTCCCGTTGACTGCAATAGGAGCAGAACTTAAATTGGTTTCATTCGGGACATGAAAAACACCCTTTAGACTGGATGCTTTCGCTCATCTGCTCTCCATAAGGTGAATAACACTTTTTGACAGATACATCTAAGCATATGCCAAATTTTAACCATGTAACTActccattcccattgacttcatgcatcctgatttaaaaaggtaaatatcAAAGTGGGGTTTTTATAGctagaaaaatatattatttaattttaCTTGGGGTCAGGGAAAGAAGTggtttataaaatgttaaaaCTACTCAGATTTCACTAAGCTGTTCTCCTCAAATGGTAGATATCCTAAAATGTTTGACTTAGCTGCAACCAACTTTCAACATATTACCTAAAATGTCCCCTGGAACACTAGGAGCACCCTCCCAAATTCTAGCCTTAAATCAGTGTTGCACTGGAGGTCATTGAAATTAAAGCAGCATCAAACCATAAAAGAGTCTATATGGTTCTCATTACAACTGCTCAATATAAAATAGTATACGATTCACCTTACAGAAATGGTACTTACATTGACCAACCCAAAGTAGTGTTCATTGATTGGAAACTGCTCTGGACCAATGTCTTTTTCCAGAGCAGAGGCATTGGTGCcctaaaagggggggaaaaaagccaattATCCTCCATTTCAGATTCCAAAATAAAGTCTTGAATAATCATCAGATGGAAAcca includes:
- the USP46 gene encoding ubiquitin carboxyl-terminal hydrolase 46 isoform X1; the protein is MWCPSMPFAGDVTPTIHQHWRMEPAYRGTNASALEKDIGPEQFPINEHYFGLVNFGNTCYCNSVLQALYFCRPFRENVLAYKAQQKKKENLLTCLADLFHSIATQKKKVGVIPPKKFISRLRKENDLFDNYMQQDAHEFLNYLLNTIADILQEEKKQEKQNGKLKNGNMNEAEENNKQELTWVHEIFQGTLTNETRCLNCETVSSKDEDFLDLSVDVEQNTSITHCLRDFSNTETLCSEQKYYCETCCSKQEAQKRMRVKKLPMILALHLKRFKYMEQLHRYTKLSYRVVFPLELRLFNTSSDAVNLDRMYDLVAVVVHCGSGPNRGHYITIVKSHGFWLLFDDDIVEKIDAQAIEEFYGLTSDISKNSESGYILFYQSRE
- the USP46 gene encoding ubiquitin carboxyl-terminal hydrolase 46 isoform X2, whose protein sequence is MTVRNIASICNMGTNASALEKDIGPEQFPINEHYFGLVNFGNTCYCNSVLQALYFCRPFRENVLAYKAQQKKKENLLTCLADLFHSIATQKKKVGVIPPKKFISRLRKENDLFDNYMQQDAHEFLNYLLNTIADILQEEKKQEKQNGKLKNGNMNEAEENNKQELTWVHEIFQGTLTNETRCLNCETVSSKDEDFLDLSVDVEQNTSITHCLRDFSNTETLCSEQKYYCETCCSKQEAQKRMRVKKLPMILALHLKRFKYMEQLHRYTKLSYRVVFPLELRLFNTSSDAVNLDRMYDLVAVVVHCGSGPNRGHYITIVKSHGFWLLFDDDIVEKIDAQAIEEFYGLTSDISKNSESGYILFYQSRE